The Flavobacterium sp. CBA20B-1 genome includes the window GTGTTGATGTTCGTGCCGCAAATTGCGATTTTGTTTTTCTTAATATCTATTTTAGAAGAAACCGGCTACATGAGTCGGGTGGTTTTTTTAATGGATCGCATCATGAAACCCTTTGGATTAAGCGGTAAATCGGTCGTTCCATTAGTGTCGGGAACTGCTTGTGCCATTCCCGCAATTATGAGCGCCCGAACCATTGAAAACCCCAAAGAACGGTTAATCACTATGTTGGTTACACCATTTACCACTTGTTCGGCACGCATTCCGGTATATATCATTATTATATCACTCATCATTCCGCGCAGTTACATTTTTGGTATCATTCCCTTGCAAGCTTTTGTAATGACCATGATGTATGTAATAGGATTTTTAGCAGCATTAGTAGCAGGTTGGGTGCTAAGCAAAATCATCAAAAGATATAAAGATTCCTTTTTTTTGATTGAAATGCCCACCTATAAAGTACCTATTTTAAAGAATGTGTTTTTAAATATGTATGAAAAAGTTATTTCGTATATCGTTGGTGCCGGAAAAATCATTTTAGCATTATCGGTAATTTTGTGGTTTTTAGGTTCACACGGACCAAGCGATACTTTTGGAAAAGCCTCACAAATAGTAAGCGGAAAACATATCAATGAAAATTTGTCGGAAGAAGAATTGCAAAGCGAAATTTCGGGCTATCAATTAGAACATTCGTATATTGGAATTATAGGCAGAACAATCGAACCCGTTTTTCGTCCGTTGGGATACGATTGGAAAATAAGCATTGCGGTTTTAACATCGTTTGCAGCCCGTGAAGTTTTTGTAGGAAACTTAGCTACGTTATACAATTTAGGGGAAGATGCCACAGAAGACGAAGCCAAAATCATCAACCGAATGGCCAATGAAAAACGCCCTGACGGAACAGCTGTTTACACCCTTGCAACCGGTTTTTCGCTGCTTTTGTTTTATGCGTTTGCCATGCAGTGTTTATCAACCGTAGCGGTTACCAAAAAAGAAACCAATTCGTGGAAATGGACCTTTGTTCAAATGGCCTTTATGACCACAGTTGCATACATAGCCGCATTTATAGCTTATCAACTTTTAAAATAACATCCATGCAAAATGTAATTGTTTATATCGCCCTGTGTATGGCAGTTGCCTTTCTTTTAAAAAAGTTTGTTTTCAAGAAAAAGAAGAAAGGCAACTGTGGCGACGGCAATTGCGGTTGTGGGTGATTTTTTGTTGATTGTAAATTGTAGTAAACTAAAATTATGTAGATTTTTATATATATTTTCTGATTTATTTAAAAAATAATTATATTTAACAAAATTTAGAATTAATTATTATGAAAAACTACTTTATTTATTTGTTTATGGGCATTTTTACTATTAGCTCATGTACCAATGACAATTTAATTGAACCACAGGCAGAATCTACTGCAAATGAAATTATCCACGAGAAGTTAACCTACAAACAGGTTTCTAAAAGGATGGATGAAAAACTTGATTTTGATAAAAGTTTAAAACATTCTTTCCAAGAAAATTATATTTCTTCAACAAAAAATTTGATTAAAATTACTAATACTGATGAAGAAGATAGTGAAATTTTAATTGATTATTTCTTTGACCCTATTCATGATAACGAAACGTATTCTTTTATAACGCATGAATTTACTGGGGAAGGAGATTATTTGGAAAAATTTGTATTAACCGTTGAAGAAGGAGAAGAAAAGGTAGCTTTGTTAAGGTATTATCCTACAACTGATTTTTCTGCTCCGCTTTTTTCTGGGAAAATTGAAGTTTCAACGTTAGACAGATCATATGTTGGAGAATCGTATATTGAAAATGGTATTACAATTACACAACAATCTAACAATTATCAAACAACTAGTTCAAGTATAGATTGTTATTCAGTAATTAGCATAAAGTCGTCAAGATGTAGTAATGGTGGGCTTCATCCATATGGCGTAGCTTGTACAGGCCCCGGAGCAGTAAATGATGCTTATTTGTATGTAACAAGTACTATTTTATGTAACTTTACATTTGATAGTGGAAAGCAAGCTCCTGTTTTTTCTACTAAAATATTAGAACCGAACCCAGGGAGTGGAGGTGGAGGTGATGGTAGTAATATAGTTTACGAACAGTTTTATCAGCAACTTTCTCCTACTTTTCAAAATTGGTTAAAAACGCAACCTAATGCAAAGAATCATTTATTAGCGTATCTGTTGCGTCACAGAAATTCAACTTATCATGAGAATATTGCCGAGAATCTTATCGAATTTTTAGCTAATGATGATTATTTAAAAACAAATTTTAACCCTTTAACCGAATTTGTTATAAAAGAAGCCTTAAATGGAAATAAGTTTAATACCACAGAATTTATTAATTTTTGGAGTAATTTAGCGGCATCACAAAAAAATATCTTTCAGCAGTATGCAAATACAAATAAGCAATATTTAAATGGAACTATAAGATTAAAACCTGAAGCAGAAGCTTTTTTAAGTTGGGCTTTTAACTATTTAATAGATAACCCAACGGTAACTGTTGAGCAATTTGAAAACTGGTTTATGGGGAAAGTTGAAGGAGTAGAAAGTTTAGATGTTTATGATGGCTCTTATTGGACTAATCCTAATTTAAATTTTCAGCAGAAAAGTCTACCTACCTATGATGATTTTTTTAGCAACTATCCAGATCAGACTGTAAGTGCTTATGACTTATGTCATTTGCTCACTGGAGGTGAAATTGCAACACTTTATAATGGTATAATAGCTATAGGAAGAGAAATGAATACTTGCGCAATTAGAATGTCATATGCTTTGAATGAATGTGGAATTAAAATACCTAATATACCTGGTAAAACAAGAAAAGGTGCAATTAAATCTGATGGTACTTATGATTATTATTTTACATTTGCAAACGACATAAATCAGTGGATGCGTAAAACATTTGGGACTAATGATGGAGATCCTACCACCCCTCATAATCCTAAACACAAACGTTATACAAAAGCACAAGGTGGTTTAAATGGTATATTGTTTCCAAATTTGTTTCAAACTGAAAATAAGAAAGGTATATTTTCAATAGTATCACCTGCTGGAAGTAACTGGGCTACAGGACATGCTGATTGTCTAAAACCAGATCAAACCTGTGTTAATAACTGTCATTTTTATGACGGTGATATTCAATTTATAGATATATGGCAGTTGGATTAGAAATGAAAAGTTTTTATATATTATTTTCTTTAATAACTTTTTCAAGTTATTCACAACATGTAAAAATGGAAGTTTTAGAATATCCTAAATATTTCAGTCAAGCAAAATATGCAACATATCATTTTGTTCAATCAAGTTATAGTTCATCTCGTCCTTACACATTAATAATTTTAAATACAGATGATTTTCTTAATATTTATCCTCAAATAAAAATAGAGTACGAAAAAAAGCAAGGATTTACAGACGTTTACTTATTAGGAATTGAAAATTTAAATTCTGATAATCTAACCAACAAGGATATACAAATAATTGAAAATTTTCACAAAGAAATAAATAACTATAGACAATGTAATAATTTAGAATATTTAAATGAAGCATACTTTGAATCACATAAACATTTTTATAAAAATGAAAAAGGATTAGGTAAATTCTTAAGTTATTAAAAATTAATCCCAATACAAAAGCCCTGAAATTTTCAGGGCTTTATTTTTAAAAAAGTTTATTTTCAAGAAAAAGAAGAAAGGCAACTGTGGCGACGGCAATTGCGGTTGTGGGTGATTTTTTTGTTATTGTAAATGGTATTGCTGTATAAATTGTTTTCAACACTAAAATTCTTGCTTTTCAGCCCAATTTAATTCTTTTGGGAGATTGATATTGGATAATTCTATATGAAGCACTCTTCGTTTCTCATTGTTTGTTGTTTTGTTCGAACTGTGTAGCAACAATGGTTTCATAAGCATTACGCCGCCTTTAGGAACATCGCAAGTAGTTTCTTTTTCATTTTTCCAATCAATGTTTTCGGGTCTGAAGATTCCTTTTGAATGAGAATTTTCAATTACTTTCAATGCACCATTTTCAGAATTTGTTTCATCGAGGTGAATTCGTAAGGTTGTAATATTCTCTAAAATCGAAATTGGAGGTTGAACAGCAAACTGATTTTGTTTTTTTGTCCAATTCATAAAGTTTTCAAGAGTCGCTTTTTTATCTACCGAAATGGTTAAATCTTGATGATAAGCAACATACCAATTAGATTTTTCCGGTTTATCAAAATAGATGCTTTTCACAATGAAATAATCATTTCCTGCAATATCTGCAATCAATTTGCGAAGGTTATCATTAAAAACAAATGGAATTATCTCTGGGATTTCTTTCACAACTTGTCTTATCGCAAATAAATCAGCCGATTTTCTAAAAGTAGTATTGGTTTGATCGGCTTTGTCAATACAAGATATGATAGATTCTATTTCGGTATCAGTATAAATTCCCTCAACAATAGAAAATCCTTTGTTGTTTAAGCTATCTTTCGCAGTATTAAAAAGGTTCACCATATTTCTCTTAATTACCCCAAAGCCACATCCAGCATCATCATTACAATAAAACCGCCAATAAAGCCAAGGGTGGCAATATCGCCGTTATCGCCTTGCTGGGTTTCTGGAACAACTTCTTCAATCACCACAAAAATCATGGCTCCGGCTGCAAAGGCTAATGCGTAAGGCAAAATCGGCGTAAAAAAGCCAACAGCCAATGCCCCAATCACAGCCGCAACGGGTTCCACCAATGCGGAGCTTTGTCCGTACATAAAACTTTTGCCTTTGCTCATTCCCGCCCGGCGCAACGGAAACGAAACCGCCAAACCTTCGGGTAAATTTTGCAAACCAATGCCAATCGCCAAAGTTAATGCCCCGGCAATGGTAGCTTCGGGAATTCCAGCAGCCACACCACCAAACAAAACGCCAACCGCCAAACCTTCTGGAATGTTGTGCAGCGTAATTGCTAAAACTAATAAAGTTGTTTTTTGCCAAGGCGTTTTGGTTTTAACGCCTTCGGTTTTGGATTCGGGATGATTCAAATGCAAATGCGGCAACACTTTATCCAAGCCAAACAAGAACAATGCGCCTAACGCAAAGCCAATGGCAGCAGGTATTACTTTGGTAAAACCTTCGCCCTGACTCATGTTTATGGCAGGTGCCAACAAACTCCAAAAGCTGGCTGCAATCATCACGCCGCCTGTGAAACCAAGCATGCCGTCTAATAATTTTTTGTTCGGATTGCGAAAAACAAAAACCAATGCCGCGCCAATTGCGGTTAACGACCAAGTGAATAATCCGGCGAAAAGTGCTGCCCAAACCGGATCTACCGATTCAAAAAAAGCGATGAGTTGATCGAACATATTAAATTTTCTTTACAAATAAGTTTTGAGCCACAACTTTAGAAAGAGTTAACTCGGTTGATTGAAAAAGTACCGTTACTGAATGGTCGAAATTTTCGTGTTTTAAAATTTTAAACGTGCTTCCAAGAGCAATTTTTTGTCGGTCTAAATATTGCAAAAATGCAGGCGAAGTGTCTTTCACACCCACACACATATATTCGCTGCTTACTTTTGCCTCTGTGAGCAACTCTTTTTCTCGGTACGGAATTTCGCCTTTGGCATTGGGAATCGGGTCGCCATGCGGATCTTCTTTCGGATAATCTAAAAAAGCATCTAGTGCGTTAATCAATTTTTCCGACTTGATATGTTCCAATTCTTCGGCAACATCGTGCACTTCATCCCAATTAAAATGTAGTTTATCCACCAAAAAAACCTCCCATAAACGGTGCTTTCTAATAATCATTTTGGCTGTTTGTATCCCCAATTTAGTGATAAAAACGCCTTTGTATCGTTCGTGTGTAATTAATTTTTTCTCTTTTAATTTCTTTATCATATCGGTCACCGATGACGCTTTGGTATCAATTTTTTGAGCAATGGCATTGGTAGAAATGCCATTATCTTCGGTTTGCGATAAATGATAAATTATTTTTAAATAGTTTTCTTCGGAATGAGTAAGCATAGTTTCAAATAAATATCAAATATAAATAAATAATTGAATTTAAATGTTTAGATGTTTAAAAAATATTTTTAGATTTGTCTAAAAATTAAATAAAATGAAACTAATTATATTTTTCGTGGTATTTATTTCTTTTCAGAGTGTTACTGCGCAAGTTTTTTTCAAGGGAAAGGTGATAAATAATGGATTGCCTGTTGAAACAGTTGTTTATATTGAAGAAATCGATACGGAATTGCCTACAAACGCCGATGGATATTTTTATTATGAATTTGAAAAAGAAGGTTTGTATCATGCCAAAATTCAGAATGAAAATGGATTTATACAAGATTTTGAGTGGATGGTATCGGCTGATAATCCACAGTTCCATTTTATTTTAAACCAAGAACCGGTTGCTGATCAATTAGACGAAATTGTGATTTCGGGCAGTTTAAAACCTGTGCTTCGGTCTGAAAGTTTAATGCCGGTAGAGGTATATACACCTACTTTTTTCAAAAAAAATCCAACCCCAAATATTTTTGAAGCCCTTCAAAATGTCAATGGTGTAAAGCCGCAGGTAAATTGCAGTGTTTGCAACACGGGCGATATTCATATAAATGGTTTAGAAGGACCTTATACTTTTGTTTTGATCGATGGAATGCCTATTGTAAGTGGCTTGTCAACAGTTTATGGTTTGTCGGGCATTCCGAATTCGTTAATAGAGAAAGTAGAAATCGTGAAAGGTCCGGCATCGTCGTTATACGGTAGTGAAGCTGTGGGTGGATTGATCAATATCATTACAAAAAATCCGTTGTATGCATCAAAATATGCAGTTGATGTTTTTGGAACTTCGTGGGGTGAAATCAATACTGATTTGGGTCTTTCTTTAAAAGTTTCAGAAAAAGTGCATTGGTTAATGGGGGTGAATTACTTTAATTATTCCAATACCATCGACAAAAATAAAGACGGATTTACCGATATTACTTTGCAAGACCGTATTTCAATTTTCAACAAATTTACGTTTAATCGCAACTCAAAAAAGCAATTAGCAGTTGCCACTCGTTATTTTTACGAAGATCGGTGGGGTGGACAAATGAATTGGAACCGCAATTTCCGAGGAGGAACCGATGTGTATGGAGAATCGATTTACACCAACCGCTTTGAATTGCTTGGTTTATACGAATTGCCGTTTACCGAAAAAATTACCAGTCAGTTTTCCTTTACCGCTCACGATCAAAATTCCATGTATGGCGATACACCTTTTCTTGCCAAACAAAACATTGCTTTTGCTCAATTCTATTGGGATAAAACCTATGGAAAACACGATTTTTTGATGGGAACTGCTGCCCGCTATCAATTGTATGATGACAACAGCGTAGCCACTTCTACAGCAGATGAAACATTTATTCCCAGTTTTTTTGTTCAAGATTCATATAAAATCAACAAGCTTTTCAGTGTGTTGGGCGGTTTGCGATATGATTACCACAAAACCCACAAAAGTATTGTTACGCCCAGACTGGCATTTCGCTATGAATCTAAAAAAGGAACCATTTTGCGTTTAAACACTGGCACCGGTTTTAGAGTAGTAAATTTGTTTACAGAAGAACATGCGGCGCTTTCCGGCGCACGAGAAGTGGTGATTTTAGAAGATTTAAAACCCGAACAATCGTTTAATGTGAATCTGAATTTCCTAAAAACCTGGATGTTGAAAGATGATTTAATGCTTCAAGCCGAAGCAGCAGCTTGGTACACGCATTTTACCAATTCCATTATCCCTGACTATGACACCAACCCCAATGAAATTATTTATAAAAATTTAGAAGGATATGCCGAAACTAAAGGAATCAGCTTGAATGTAGATGCAGTGTATGCTAATAATTTAAAAATGATGTTGGGGGTAACGTTGCAAGATGTAGGTAAGGTAGAAAAGGGTGTGCGTACGCAACAAATTCTTACTGAAAAATTTTCGGGCACTTGGGTGGTTTCCTACACTTTTAATAATTTAAACCTTACGGTTGACTATTCTGGAAATGTATATGGACCGATGCGTTTGCCTTTAGTGAGTGCATTAGATCCGCGTTTGCCCTATTCTAAAACCTATAGTTTACAAAATATTCAATTTACATATAAAGGTTTTAAGCATTTTGAAATCTATGGAGGTGTGAAAAATATTTTGAATTGGACACCCAACAAAAACAATCCGTTTTTAATTGCTCGTTCACATGATCCATTTAACAAAAATGTGCAATATGATGCTAATGGAACTGCTTTGGTAACGGCTGAAAATCCGTATGGTTTAGTGTTTGATCCCACTTATATTTATGCACCAAACCAAGGTATTAGAACTTTTTTTGGAGTGCGGTACAGCTTTTAAAATTGTGTTAAAAACTATTTATTTTAAGCAAAAATTTCACTATGTATTTGTTTTTCAGTATCTTTGCCTTTGTGTTAAAATTAAAAGGTGCTTTTTAACAATAAAAAAAGCCTATATTTGCCAGCAAACAACAATAATTTAAAACTATGTACACAGGTTTACAACACGCACATTCTTACATTGCCTATTTGGCTTTAATTTTGTTAATTGTTGCTTCGATCAACGCAATCATTGGAATGACATCAAACAAAGAATTTAAAGATGGCGACCGTAAAATTTCGTTATTTGCGTTAATTTTTACACACATACAATTGTTAATTGGAATCATACTTTATTTTGTGTCTCCAATGGTTCAATCATTTTCAGTAGCAATGAAAGATAGCACCTTGCGATTGTATGCTTTAGAGCATCCATTGATCAATATAATTGCAGTAGTTTTAATTACAATTGGTTGGTCGCGTCACAAAAAAATGACAACAAGTAAAGCAAAATTCAAATCAATTGCCATCATGTATGCCTTGGGAACCATCTTGATATTGTCTAGAATTCCTTGGAGCGCTTGGTTATAAAATTCAATTCTTAAATTAAATAAAAAGAAAAGAATCCTCTTGTCTTTACAAGAAAAAAAGAAGTTTAATTAAATTACAATTTATGAAGAAGCATTTTTCATTAATTTTAGTAGGATTGGTAACACTAACGGCAATAATGAGCTACGGTGTATTATCAAAAAACACGGAGACGGATAACAACGAAAAGGTTGTGGGGAAAGAATTAGCGTTTGCAGAAGTAGCAACAGCTAACAGTTTGGGGAAAGATTCTTCTAAAATAAACGAAAAAGAAGCAGACTTAAAAAGCGAATTAGTTAAATTAAATGCCGAATTAGAAGCCTTGGAAGAGGAAGTAGAGGTGGTGCATGAAGAAACAAATGCTTCTTATTACCACGACAAATTCAACGGTAGAAAAACAGCAAGTGGTGCCATTTTTAGCAATAAAAAATATACTGCGGCTCACAAAACACTTCCTTTTGGTACCAAAGTACGCGTGACCAATTTAAGAAATGATCGCGAAATAATTGTAGAAATAAACGATCGCGGCCCTTTTGTGAAAGGTCGAAAACTAGATTTAAGCAAAACCGCTTTTATGGACCTAGCAAGTAATAAAGGTCGTGGTGTTTTACCTGTTAAAATAGAAGTTTTACCAGAAAACTACGAAGAAAGAAAAAGCGAATTGCAAGAAGAATTAAGTATCATTACTTCTATTCCAGAAGATTTAGATTTAAACGAATTTGCGCTATAACGTATTTTTTATACTAATATTAATGTGTTTGGCAAGTTGCAAAACCGCCAAAACAAACAAAAAAACAGAAACCTCATTGTTTAAAAATGAGGTTTTTGCTTGTTATTACCACGATAAATTCAATGGCAGAACCACTGCCAATGGAGAAATTTTTTCAAATAATAAGCAAACGGCCGCTCACAAAACCCTCCCATTTGGCACAAAAGTAAAAGTAACCAACCTTGCAAACAACAAAAGTGTTGAGGTGTTGATTAACGACCGCGGTCCATTCACAAAAGGCTTAGAAATTGACCTAAGCAAAAAAGCGTTCAATGCCATTTCCCACGATAAAAAAGCAGGTAAGCTAAAAGTGAAATTAGAATTGGTTAATCCACCCAATTAGCAAACGGATGATTGCTTAAATAAGAGTTGTAAAATCGCTTATCACCTGTAAGTTCATCGCCCAGCCAATCGGGTTTTTCAAAATGTTCATCGGTAGTTTGCAATTCAATTTCGGCAATAACTAAACCGGTGTTTAATCCTTCAAAAACATCCACTTCAAACACTGCATCTCCATTCAAAACTATATATCTGGTTTTATCGATGATGAAATCCTCACAAAGCAATAGCAAAGCTTCTGCCTCTTCAACAGCAATCTCTTTTTCCCATTCAAACCGTTTTAAACCATCGGCACTGCTTATTCCCTTAACCGTAATGAAACCTTTATCGCCTTTAATACGCACCCGAACCGTTCGGTTTTCGTTAGAATTCAAATAACCTTGCGTAATCTTATAGCTTTTTTTAGCATTCGCCAAAAAAGTAGTACTTTTAACGCTGAATTTTCGTTCAATTTCAAACATGATTTTTTTAAGTTTTACTAAAGAATCAAATATCGTAAAAAAGATTGTATGAGTTTATTAAAAAAGAACTTTACCTATAAAAACATTAGCGAAATCTTTGCGAAGTATATCGTAGAAGATCAAGTAATGTTGCAAGATAGCCTGTATTTTTTGTACGATTTGGTTCGATATATTCGTCCGAAAAATCCAAAACGCGTAGCAAACATTACTCTTCGCGAATTGTTGGATCATTTAATTGAATTTGATAAGGATCGAAAAACGTTAAGTGATTATTTAAAAAATATTCTTTCAGGAAGAAAGTTTCACTTAATGGCTTCAGACGCCGGTATTCTGCAAGATTCTGATTTTTTATATGAAATAAGAAAGCGTATCTCGGCTAAAGTTTTGCCCTATCAGCCCCAGAAAGAAACATTAGAATATGTTTTAAATCAGGTTTTTTATAAAGAAAATGATTTTATTTGGATTAATAAAATTCCACTGACCGAATTGGTAGAGCTGCTTGAAATCTTGCAAATAAAAGATATTTATCAGTTTGAAAAAGCCGATGAAGGTGCCATGTCTGAAATGCTTTATGCCATGGGATTGCTCACCCAACGAATGAGTGGTCGTTCCATGGAAACCAGTATTTTAAATATGATTCCTAAATACAACCACTTGGCGAGTCCGTTTTTAGGTTTCGAAAGTGAATTTCTAGAAATAGAAAGCCGCTTGCGCAAAGGCGAAATTCAGTTTGTTGATGCCAATGATTTAAACTATAAACAATTAGTTATTTTGCACAATCAATGTGTAGAGTTGGTGAAACACGCCTATAAAAACAGCTCCGTGTTTGGAATTACCCTTAAAGTAAACCAAAGTTTATTGCGAATTAGGCAGCAATTAGATCGCATCAAATTTTTAATGGATTTATTAGTGGTTGATACCAAACAAGACCAACTCACAAACACCATTAAATTGTCACTCAGACTAATCGAATACAATTGCTATAAAAACAATGTAAGCAAACTAATCGCAGAAAGTACGCAAGTAGTTTCCTACGAAATAACACAATATACCGCCAAAACCGGAGAACATTACATTACCGAAACTGTAAAAGAATATTTTGGAATGTTCAAAGCTTCATTAGGTGCCGGGTTAATAGTGGGTTTTTTGTGTATCTTTAAAGTGTTGCTGTCCAAGTCCGATACCAGCGATTTTGGATTTGCCTTTCTGTACAGTATGAACTATGCTTTTGGATTCATAGTGATTTATTTGTTAGGCTTTGCTTTAGCAACCAAACAGCCTGCTATGACAGCATCAACCATTATTAAAGCGATAGAAGAAGGCCGCAAAAACCAATCGTCTGCCGAACAGCATACTGCTTTTGCCCGATTGTTTGCCC containing:
- the feoB gene encoding ferrous iron transport protein B, whose product is MKQLKIALIGNPNVGKTSVFNALTGLNQHVGNYPGVTVERKSGSFHLSKDTKASIVDLPGVYSINPTSKDEEIALNAIFDASNKDFPDVVVVVAEVENLKRNLLLFTQMKDLGFPVILALNMADQMEKKGISIDIPALEKALDTKIVLLSARKKEGVNALKEAVLDYETYTTDSVFDLKTIDEVYFSTLEQLYPNENPYKVWLTQTGVYSFENISPLVSSTTDFTKSAVEIKKLQQRETIKRYQFINTILKDTYTIDTTKATDIRMRFDRVLTHKIGGYVIFFFVLLLIYGSIFELAAFPMDFVDGLFADLSTWAAATFPEGKLTDLIANGIIPGLGGVLMFVPQIAILFFLISILEETGYMSRVVFLMDRIMKPFGLSGKSVVPLVSGTACAIPAIMSARTIENPKERLITMLVTPFTTCSARIPVYIIIISLIIPRSYIFGIIPLQAFVMTMMYVIGFLAALVAGWVLSKIIKRYKDSFFLIEMPTYKVPILKNVFLNMYEKVISYIVGAGKIILALSVILWFLGSHGPSDTFGKASQIVSGKHINENLSEEELQSEISGYQLEHSYIGIIGRTIEPVFRPLGYDWKISIAVLTSFAAREVFVGNLATLYNLGEDATEDEAKIINRMANEKRPDGTAVYTLATGFSLLLFYAFAMQCLSTVAVTKKETNSWKWTFVQMAFMTTVAYIAAFIAYQLLK
- a CDS encoding type VI secretion system amidase effector protein Tae4, which encodes MKNYFIYLFMGIFTISSCTNDNLIEPQAESTANEIIHEKLTYKQVSKRMDEKLDFDKSLKHSFQENYISSTKNLIKITNTDEEDSEILIDYFFDPIHDNETYSFITHEFTGEGDYLEKFVLTVEEGEEKVALLRYYPTTDFSAPLFSGKIEVSTLDRSYVGESYIENGITITQQSNNYQTTSSSIDCYSVISIKSSRCSNGGLHPYGVACTGPGAVNDAYLYVTSTILCNFTFDSGKQAPVFSTKILEPNPGSGGGGDGSNIVYEQFYQQLSPTFQNWLKTQPNAKNHLLAYLLRHRNSTYHENIAENLIEFLANDDYLKTNFNPLTEFVIKEALNGNKFNTTEFINFWSNLAASQKNIFQQYANTNKQYLNGTIRLKPEAEAFLSWAFNYLIDNPTVTVEQFENWFMGKVEGVESLDVYDGSYWTNPNLNFQQKSLPTYDDFFSNYPDQTVSAYDLCHLLTGGEIATLYNGIIAIGREMNTCAIRMSYALNECGIKIPNIPGKTRKGAIKSDGTYDYYFTFANDINQWMRKTFGTNDGDPTTPHNPKHKRYTKAQGGLNGILFPNLFQTENKKGIFSIVSPAGSNWATGHADCLKPDQTCVNNCHFYDGDIQFIDIWQLD
- a CDS encoding phytanoyl-CoA dioxygenase family protein, which encodes MVNLFNTAKDSLNNKGFSIVEGIYTDTEIESIISCIDKADQTNTTFRKSADLFAIRQVVKEIPEIIPFVFNDNLRKLIADIAGNDYFIVKSIYFDKPEKSNWYVAYHQDLTISVDKKATLENFMNWTKKQNQFAVQPPISILENITTLRIHLDETNSENGALKVIENSHSKGIFRPENIDWKNEKETTCDVPKGGVMLMKPLLLHSSNKTTNNEKRRVLHIELSNINLPKELNWAEKQEF
- a CDS encoding ZIP family metal transporter, yielding MFDQLIAFFESVDPVWAALFAGLFTWSLTAIGAALVFVFRNPNKKLLDGMLGFTGGVMIAASFWSLLAPAINMSQGEGFTKVIPAAIGFALGALFLFGLDKVLPHLHLNHPESKTEGVKTKTPWQKTTLLVLAITLHNIPEGLAVGVLFGGVAAGIPEATIAGALTLAIGIGLQNLPEGLAVSFPLRRAGMSKGKSFMYGQSSALVEPVAAVIGALAVGFFTPILPYALAFAAGAMIFVVIEEVVPETQQGDNGDIATLGFIGGFIVMMMLDVALG
- a CDS encoding metal-dependent transcriptional regulator — translated: MLTHSEENYLKIIYHLSQTEDNGISTNAIAQKIDTKASSVTDMIKKLKEKKLITHERYKGVFITKLGIQTAKMIIRKHRLWEVFLVDKLHFNWDEVHDVAEELEHIKSEKLINALDAFLDYPKEDPHGDPIPNAKGEIPYREKELLTEAKVSSEYMCVGVKDTSPAFLQYLDRQKIALGSTFKILKHENFDHSVTVLFQSTELTLSKVVAQNLFVKKI
- a CDS encoding TonB-dependent receptor plug domain-containing protein, which produces MKLIIFFVVFISFQSVTAQVFFKGKVINNGLPVETVVYIEEIDTELPTNADGYFYYEFEKEGLYHAKIQNENGFIQDFEWMVSADNPQFHFILNQEPVADQLDEIVISGSLKPVLRSESLMPVEVYTPTFFKKNPTPNIFEALQNVNGVKPQVNCSVCNTGDIHINGLEGPYTFVLIDGMPIVSGLSTVYGLSGIPNSLIEKVEIVKGPASSLYGSEAVGGLINIITKNPLYASKYAVDVFGTSWGEINTDLGLSLKVSEKVHWLMGVNYFNYSNTIDKNKDGFTDITLQDRISIFNKFTFNRNSKKQLAVATRYFYEDRWGGQMNWNRNFRGGTDVYGESIYTNRFELLGLYELPFTEKITSQFSFTAHDQNSMYGDTPFLAKQNIAFAQFYWDKTYGKHDFLMGTAARYQLYDDNSVATSTADETFIPSFFVQDSYKINKLFSVLGGLRYDYHKTHKSIVTPRLAFRYESKKGTILRLNTGTGFRVVNLFTEEHAALSGAREVVILEDLKPEQSFNVNLNFLKTWMLKDDLMLQAEAAAWYTHFTNSIIPDYDTNPNEIIYKNLEGYAETKGISLNVDAVYANNLKMMLGVTLQDVGKVEKGVRTQQILTEKFSGTWVVSYTFNNLNLTVDYSGNVYGPMRLPLVSALDPRLPYSKTYSLQNIQFTYKGFKHFEIYGGVKNILNWTPNKNNPFLIARSHDPFNKNVQYDANGTALVTAENPYGLVFDPTYIYAPNQGIRTFFGVRYSF
- a CDS encoding septal ring lytic transglycosylase RlpA family protein: MKKHFSLILVGLVTLTAIMSYGVLSKNTETDNNEKVVGKELAFAEVATANSLGKDSSKINEKEADLKSELVKLNAELEALEEEVEVVHEETNASYYHDKFNGRKTASGAIFSNKKYTAAHKTLPFGTKVRVTNLRNDREIIVEINDRGPFVKGRKLDLSKTAFMDLASNKGRGVLPVKIEVLPENYEERKSELQEELSIITSIPEDLDLNEFAL
- a CDS encoding septal ring lytic transglycosylase RlpA family protein; the encoded protein is MCLASCKTAKTNKKTETSLFKNEVFACYYHDKFNGRTTANGEIFSNNKQTAAHKTLPFGTKVKVTNLANNKSVEVLINDRGPFTKGLEIDLSKKAFNAISHDKKAGKLKVKLELVNPPN
- a CDS encoding CYTH domain-containing protein, which encodes MFEIERKFSVKSTTFLANAKKSYKITQGYLNSNENRTVRVRIKGDKGFITVKGISSADGLKRFEWEKEIAVEEAEALLLLCEDFIIDKTRYIVLNGDAVFEVDVFEGLNTGLVIAEIELQTTDEHFEKPDWLGDELTGDKRFYNSYLSNHPFANWVD